Proteins found in one Plasmodium knowlesi strain H genome assembly, chromosome: 12 genomic segment:
- a CDS encoding 6-phosphogluconate dehydrogenase, decarboxylating, putative, with protein sequence MAGTCDIGLIGLAVMGQNLSLNIASNGFTIGVYNRTYERTEDTIKKAKESNLPIYGYETLEQLIKNLKKPRKIILLIKAGPAVDETIKNILKHFEEGDIIIDGGNEWYLNTERRISICEEHKVEYLAMGVSGGEAGARYGCSFMPGGSKYAYDQIKDILEKCSAKVGTSPCVTYIGPRSSGNYVKMVHNGIEYGDMQLISESYLLMKHILNYSNEKMSDVFKKWNEGILNSYLIEITYKILGKKDDLTDKHLVDMILDIAGAKGTGKWTMLEAIERGIPCPTMCAALDARNISAYKNLRIKADSHFCNEMKVRKVEGEDLSHYEDDLLNALYCCKIISYTQGLFLLKQVSGEMKWNLNLGEISRIWRGGCIIRAVFLDRITNAYKKNENLDLLFLDEDFAKEMKNKLPSLRKVVEVATKSSIPIPAFSASLAYFQMVTSKNLPLNLVQAQRDYFGSHTYKRVDRDGDFHTIWE encoded by the coding sequence ATGGCGGGCACGTGTGACATAGGACTAATCGGGCTGGCGGTGATGGGACAAAACCTTAGCTTGAACATAGCGAGCAACGGATTTACCATTGGAGTGTACAACAGGACATATGAAAGAACGGAGGACACGATAAAGAAGGCAAAGGAAAGCAACCTACCCATTTACGGATATGAAACTTTGGAACAGCTAATAAAGAACTTAAAGAAGCCCAGGAAAATTATCCTACTGATCAAAGCCGGACCGGCCGTGGACGAAAcgattaaaaatattttaaaacattTCGAAGAAGGAGATATTATCATTGACGGAGGAAATGAATGGTATTTGAACACAGAAAGGAGAATCTCAATTTGTGAGGAACACAAAGTTGAGTATCTAGCCATGGGAGTTAGTGGAGGAGAAGCAGGAGCACGATATGGATGCTCATTCATGCCAGGAGGATCTAAATATGCCTATGACCAAATTAAGGATATTTTAGAAAAATGCTCAGCCAAGGTAGGCACATCACCTTGTGTTACGTACATAGGACCCAGGTCATCAGGTAACTATGTGAAGATGGTTCATAACGGAATCGAATATGGAGATATGCAGTTAATATCAGAGAGCTACTTACTAATGAAACATATTCTCAATTATAGCAATGAGAAAATGTCTGAtgtctttaaaaaatggaatgaaggaaTTTTGAATTCTTATCTTATTGAAATAACGTACAAAATTTTGGGCAAGAAAGACGATTTAACGGATAAGCACCTCGTAGATATGATATTGGATATTGCTGGGGCTAAAGGAACTGGAAAGTGGACCATGTTAGAAGCTATCGAGAGGGGAATTCCATGCCCAACCATGTGTGCAGCATTAGATGCAAGAAATATAAGTGCATACAAAAATTTGAGAATAAAGGCAGATAGCCATTTCTGCAACGAAATGAAAGTGCGCAAAGTAGAGGGTGAAGATTTGAGCCATTATGAGGACGATCTGTTAAATGCTCTCTACTGTTGCAAAATCATATCCTACACACAAGGATTATTTTTACTGAAGCAAGTATCAGGAGAAATGAAATGGAATTTAAACCTTGGAGAAATTTCAAGAATTTGGAGAGGAGGTTGTATTATTAGAGCTGTTTTCTTAGATCGAATTACCAAcgcttataaaaaaaatgagaacttGGACTTGTTATTCCTGGATGAAGATTTTGctaaagaaatgaaaaataaacttcCATCTTTGAGGAAAGTTGTTGAGGTAGCTACCAAGTCGTCCATTCCCATTCCTGCGTTTTCCGCTAGTTTGGCTTACTTCCAAATGGTGACCTCTAAAAATTTGCCACTCAATTTGGTACAGGCCCAGAGGGACTACTTCGGTTCACATACCTACAAGAGGGTAGACCGTGATGGCGACTTCCACACCATATGGGAGTGA
- a CDS encoding ribosomal protein S11, mitochondrial, putative → MIKVISSLRKGAILGTFKELISPWCCNRSSNSLLCKRSLINGTITPSKSYTTLSEDAVKAITNLKEVVKKPDKKKKNITRETLKNCQGHKRRYKLFGDREEFHNIDRDKNNLIIEPTDSFRAVITTSKNNVHIQVVNKSKNYKTVFGSFAGNVGFTKTLQQSERCAYRIGENIAKKCRRLGIFSIDIKFRRIMRVETVLQAMYANNLNITQIIHEPRLPKCGLNASKPRKRRRV, encoded by the coding sequence ATGATTAAAGTTATTTCTTCCCTACGTAAAGGAGCCATTTTAGGAACCTTCAAGGAGCTGATCTCCCCATGGTGCTGCAACAGAAGTAGTAATTCACTTTTATGCAAAAGGAGTTTAATAAACGGGACCATTACCCCAAGCAAAAGTTACACAACACTATCGGAGGATGCTGTGAAGGCTATAACGAATCTGAAagaagttgtaaaaaaaccggataaaaaaaaaaaaaacattacgAGAGAGACCCTTAAGAATTGCCAAGGCCATAAAAGACGATATAAATTATTTGGGGACAGAGAAGAATTTCACAACATCGATAGGGACAAAAATAATCTGATTATAGAACCTACTGATTCCTTTCGAGCCGTAATTACTACATCGAAAAATAATGTCCATATTCAGGTTGTTaacaaaagtaaaaattacaaaacaGTATTTGGATCCTTTGCAGGAAATGTTGGCTTTACAAAAACACTGCAACAAAGTGAAAGATGCGCCTACAGAATAGGAGAAAACATCGCCAAAAAATGTAGGAGGCTGGGCATATTTAGTATCGATATAAAATTTAGAAGAATCATGAGAGTAGAAACTGTTTTGCAAGCTATGTATGCCAACAATTTAAACATTACACAAATTATTCACGAGCCTAGATTGCCTAAGTGTGGCTTAAATGCCTCCAAGCCAAGGAAGAGAAGGCGTGTATAA
- a CDS encoding iron-sulfur cluster assembly protein ISU, putative — protein MMATFLSLLCKGRGGALSAAGRGSLCLPCVNRNILENGCYPCAARSYSDHVKDHFNKPRNVGSFDKNEKNIGTSIVGKASCGDVIKLQLKIEDNVIKDARFMAFGCGSAIASSSYATELIKGKTIDEALKIKNNDIASHLSLPPVKIHCSLLAEDAIKHAIKNYREKVIN, from the coding sequence ATGATGGCTACTTTCCTTTCGCTGCTTTGcaaaggaagggggggagcCTTATCCGCGGCGGGAAGAGGATCCCTGTGTTTACCTTGTGTAAATCGTAACATCCTGGAAAATGGTTGTTACCCATGTGCAGCCCGAAGCTACAGTGATCATGTGAAGGACCATTTTAATAAACCCAGAAATGTTGGATCgtttgataaaaatgaaaaaaatattgggACATCCATTGTAGGTAAAGCATCATGTGGTGATGTCATAAAATTACAATTAAAAATCGAAGACAATGTGATTAAAGACGCACGATTTATGGCCTTTGGGTGTGGCTCCGCAATTGCTAGTAGTTCTTACGCCACTGAATTGATCAAGGGGAAGACCATCGACGAAGCGCTCAAAATTAAGAACAATGATATTGCTTCCCACTTAAGTTTACCTCCAGTCAAAATTCACTGCAGTTTATTAGCGGAAGATGCAATAAAACACgctataaaaaattacagagAAAAAGTGATAAATTGA
- a CDS encoding aminopeptidase P, putative translates to MRMNSLFYAFFCLMVFHLNIFYKGTRVNYVSAYISSIHKYTNYGNVGSNIGNNEGNNGGHNNPNKIDNHKISANETSNRSAASYFKKKFPQIYQQNGASVPSAVGDSTQTSEKKEFERTSQLQQEAEEPRQQLQESDNLEEDKDNMAAPIEERLANLKKVMQENNIDVYILINSDEHNSEIINDKDKKIYFLSNYSGADGILILTKDKQILYVNALYELQANKELNHDIFTLRVSRITNRDEIYETIASLEFNNIAVDGKNTSVNFYEKLKGKIESTYPEKKVEEKVIYGKNMNQIEKNENINFLILEKSLVELKQNEVNNKQVFIHDRLYNGACAGQKLEKFRQAFSFDKKNVDKILLSELDEIAYILNLRGFDYTFSPLFYGYLYFEFNREKDEFGKMILFTVSKNLSPSSIRHLNTIKVDVKEYETVVEYLRDNVSSKTMALTKAGNETSAVHTNLSEEFDSQKKYEISLSPYINLMIYMLFNKEKILLEKSPVVDLKAVKNDVEIDNMKEAHVLDALALLQFFHWCDEKRKTKELFNETEMSLKNKVDYFRSTKSNFISPSFATISASGPNAAVIHYEVTESTNSKITPSIYLLDSGGQYLHGTTDVTRTTHFGEPTAEEKKIYTLVLKGHLHLRKVIFASYTNSMALDFIARENLFKHFLDYNHGTGHGVGLFLNVHEGGCSIGPTAGTPLKPYMVLSNEPGFYLENKFGVRIENMQFVISKKKTDNTEFYSFEDLTLYPYEKKLLDYSILTTEEIKDINEYHDNIRKTLLPRLKKNPSEYGEGVVKYLMDITQPISIN, encoded by the coding sequence ATGCGTATGAATTCCCTCTTTtacgcctttttttgtttaatggTATTccatttaaacattttttacaagGGAACAAGGGTTAACTACGTTTCTGCCTACATCAGCTCCATCCACAAGTACACGAATTACGGCAACGTAGGAAGTAACATAGGAAACAACGAAGGCAATAACGGAGGCCATAATAACCCTAATAAGATCGACAATCACAAAATAAGCGCCAACGAAACATCTAACAGATCAGCTGCCTCATACTTCAAGAAAAAGTTCCCACAAATTTATCAGCAGAACGGTGCAAGCGTCCCCAGCGCGGTGGGAGATTCTACACAGACTAgcgagaagaaggaatttgaGAGAACCTCGCAACTGCAGCAGGAGGCAGAGGAACCTAGGCAACAGCTACAAGAAAGTGACAATCTTGAAGAAGATAAAGACAACATGGCAGCTCCCATAGAAGAGAGACTTGCAAACCTGAAGAAGGTGATGCAAGAAAATAACATCGATGTGTACATCCTAATAAATAGCGATGAACACAATTCAGAAATAATAAACGACAAGgacaagaaaatatatttcctgAGCAACTACAGTGGAGCTGACGGTATCCTAATACTCACCAAGGACAAGCAAATTCTATACGTGAATGCACTGTACGAATTACAAGCAAACAAAGAATTAAACCACGACATCTTCACCTTACGAGTTAGCAGAATTACCAACCGAGATGAAATATACGAAACAATTGCATCCCTTGAATTTAACAATATTGCTgtggatggaaaaaacaccagtgtcaatttttatgaaaaactaaagggaaaaatagagTCCACTtatccagaaaaaaaagtggaagaaaaagttatttacggaaaaaatatgaaccaaattgaaaaaaatgaaaatataaacttCCTAATTTTAGAAAAATCCTTAGTagaattaaaacaaaatgaagtgaaTAACAAGCAGGTCTTTATACATGACAGATTATATAACGGTGCATGTGCAGGACAGAAATTAGAAAAATTTAGACAAGCATTTTCCTTCGACAAGAAAAATGTCGATAAAATATTACTCTCAGAGTTAGACGAGATTGCTTATATTTTAAACCTACGTGGATTTGACTACACATTTTCACCTCTGTTCTATGGATATCTCTACTTCGAGTTCAATAGGGAAAAGGAcgaatttggaaaaatgatTCTTTTCACTGTATCGAAGAACCTCTCCCCAAGTTCCATTAGACACCTCAACACAATTAAAGTGGATGTGAAGGAGTACGAAACCGTAGTTGAATACCTAAGGGACAATGTCTCGTCGAAAACGATGGCACTCACCAAGGCAGGCAATGAAACAAGCGCAGTTCATACGAACCTCTCCGAAGAATTTGATTCTcagaaaaaatacgaaatttcCTTAAGCCCATATATCAACCTAATGATATATATGCtttttaataaagaaaaaatattgctGGAAAAATCTCCCGTTGTTGACTTAAAGGCAGTTAAGAACGACGTCGAAATAGATAACATGAAAGAGGCACATGTGCTAGATGCATTGGcacttttacaattttttcactgGTGTgatgagaagagaaaaactaAAGAGTTATTTAACGAAACAGAAATgtccttaaaaaataaagtagatTATTTCAGATCCACCAAATCAAACTTTATCTCCCCTTCCTTTGCAACCATTTCGGCCAGCGGACCAAATGCTGCAGTTATTCACTACGAAGTTACTGAATCTACAAATTCGAAAATCACGCCAAGTATATATCTCCTTGATTCAGGAGGACAATACTTACACGGAACCACAGATGTAACTAGAACCACACACTTTGGAGAACCCACagcggaagaaaagaaaatctaCACCCTAGTACTTAAAGGACACCTACATTTAAGGAAGGTTATATTTGCCAGCTACACGAATTCTATGGCCCTAGATTTTATTGCACGAGAAAATTTATTCAAACACTTCCTTGATTATAATCATGGAACTGGACATGGAGTAGGATTATTCTTAAATGTCCATGAAGGTGGATGCTCCATAGGACCAACAGCTGGCACTCCACTGAAACCTTATATGGTACTTTCGAACGAACCCGGATTCTACcttgaaaataaatttggtgTCAGAATCGAAAACATGCAATTTGTAATTAGCAAGAAGAAAACAGACAACACAGAGTTCTACTCCTTCGAAGATTTAACTCTCTATCCgtatgaaaagaaattactTGATTATTCTATATTGACGACTGAAGAAATTAAGGACATCAATGAATACCACGACAACATTAGGAAAACACTCCTCCCCCGATTGAAGAAGAACCCCTCTGAATACGGAGAAGGAGTAGTCAAGTACCTCATGGATATCACCCAACCGATTTCGATCAACTAG
- a CDS encoding SNF1-related serine/threonine protein kinase KIN, putative — protein sequence MIADVNTNPKLPMSRGEKKHTSITTLDIDKRNNTHNNYIQKRHVNYLLEIKRNNKKIQKTGSHKKESPDEKQISGAHSRHVHNNTPKMLTKEKGERPVSTLIHINKVKNCKLCPMGILKKDQVITKPRGIDARGSFGKSICSRAASSLLKNATMRRGHDNEEENKSGKIHTTHKLGTQTERKNGYLNQRKIATIATAHMKGPPLDTHFEQSARGIITPQTCTILKSKMRRNSPKGCLTLHSKEEIKGKNEFCRKYQNGKEKKCTLLPDQIGKAQKGDTYDGYRSEEENETTGKGETQIEEFQMVAHEKIKNVKSCTLNGWKNKSGSKRGTENASIKRIVEGNHIKEAGEAAPPTNSIKRCKVRTILLNKTWLQEGAITKLVSLEEEGERRSFRYEEDCGGELSNENNSGEEHSMEEPPHLAREHKKTERENQKGEGRKNLHRYKIISVKIKKGKELRKEYIITKQIGKGTFGKVCLGIHIHTHEIVAIKILNKKKLQRLISYEKIMKEIRIHEQMDHNHICKLYEAYEDGKNIYMILEYIPNGDLLSYVCKKKRRINEDTARRIFYQLISAVDYLHKFNVVHRDLKPENILLDDDENIKLIDFGLSTVYEKNNLLATSCGSPFYTSPEILQGNKYHGELTDVWSLGVILFLLLNRKLPFNHISLNVLFQEIIKGLLHFEPHISESAKNLIRNMLNVNYQKRYSLRDVKTHPWFNSYHMKKKNFTKLCHDNCHLICCNVCSYKIIILSSSEWMQLILNKIGKIYSIEGDQICSELREKGKNSVKTSFYLLLNKTIRMVSTNNSLCSHLVVTHPSVYPQGENSPPIHHEAFSSSHA from the coding sequence ATGATCGCCGATGTAAATACTAATCCAAAGTTACCTATGTCgaggggagagaaaaagcACACTTCAATTACCACCCTGGACATAGACAAGAGAAACAACACTCACAATAAttatatacaaaaaagaCATGTAAATTATTTACTCGAAATAAAGAGAAACAATAAAAAGATACAAAAAACTGGATCACATAAGAAGGAATCCCCAgatgaaaaacaaataagCGGAGCACACTCTCGACATGTGCATAATAACACTCCTAAAATGTTAACtaaggagaaaggagaaaggcCCGTCTCTACACTGATCCATATAAATAAAGTGAAAAACTGTAAGTTGTGCCCCATGGGTATTCTAAAAAAGGACCAGGTTATTACAAAACCACGAGGAATCGATGCCCGAGGAAGTTTCGGAAAAAGCATCTGCAGTAGGGCCGCGTCCAGTTTgctaaaaaatgcaacaatGCGAAGGGGCCATGACAAcgaggaggaaaacaaaagtggGAAGATACATACCACACATAAATTAGGAACTCAAaccgaaagaaaaaatggctacctTAATCAGAGAAAAATTGCGACCATTGCCACAGCGCACATGAAAGGCCCCCCGCTAGACACACATTTTGAGCAATCGGCAAGGGGAATTATTACCCCCCAGACatgcacaattttaaaaagtaaaatgagaagaaattcACCAAAGGGGTGTCTGACCCTTCACtctaaggaagaaataaaagggaaaaacgaaTTCTGTAGGAAAtaccaaaatggaaaggaaaagaaatgcacATTATTACCTGACCAGATCGGGAAAGCACAAAAAGGTGATACATATGATGGATATcgaagtgaagaagaaaatgaaacaacCGGAAAGGGAGAAACCCAGATAGAAGAATTCCAAATGGTAGCtcatgaaaaaataaaaaatgtaaaaagttGCACACTTAATGggtggaaaaacaaatctGGTTCGAAAAGGGGCACAGAAAATGCGTCTATTAAGAGAATTGTAGAGGGAAACCATATCAAGGAAGCAGGGGAAGCAGCTCCTCCCACTAATAGCATAAAGAGATGTAAAGTTAGAACCATTTTGTTGAATAAAACATGGCTGCAAGAAGGGGCTATCACGAAATTGGTGTCGCTCgaagaggagggggaaagaagaagcttCCGCTATGAGGAGGACTGCGGGGGGGAGTTAtccaatgaaaataattctgGTGAAGAACATTCCATGGAAGAACCCCCCCACCTCGCAagagaacataaaaaaacagaacgAGAAaaccaaaagggggaagggaggaaaaaccTACATAGGTACAAAATTATATcagtgaagataaaaaaggggaaagagctGAGAAAGGAATATATAATAACAAAACAAATCGGGAAGGGGACTTTCGGAAAAGTCTGTCTAGGAAttcacatacacacacatgaaATAGTGGCAATAAAAAtcttaaacaaaaaaaagttacaacgATTAATCagttatgaaaaaataatgaaggaaataagaATACATGAACAGATGGACCATAATCACATATGTAAATTATATGAAGCTTatgaagatggaaaaaacatatatatgatatTAGAGTATATTCCCAACGGAGATTTATTATCATatgtttgtaaaaaaaagagaagaataaaTGAAGACACAGCAAGGAGAATCTTTTATCAATTAATCAGTGCAGTGGATTATTTGCACAAATTTAATGTTGTTCATAGGGATTTGAAaccagaaaatattttactgGATGATgacgaaaatataaaattaattGATTTTGGTCTCTCCACtgtgtatgaaaaaaataatttattagCAACATCATGTGGGTCCCCATTTTATACCTCTCCAGAAATTttacaaggaaataaatatcatGGAGAATTAACGGATGTGTGGTCCCTGGgcgttatcctttttttattactcaATCGAAAACTGCCATTTAATCATATCAGTTTGAATGTACTTTTCCAGGAAATTATAAAAGGTCTACTTCATTTCGAACCACACATTTCAGAAAGcgcaaaaaatttaattcgAAATATGCTCAATGTAAATTACCAGAAAAGATATTCCCTCAGGGATGTAAAAACACATCCATGGTTTAACTCATatcatatgaaaaaaaaaaatttcacaaaattgtGTCATGACAACTGTCACTTAATTTGCTGTAATGTATGTTCATACAAAATTATCATTCTTAGTAGTAGCGAGTGGATgcaattaattttaaataaaattggcAAAATTTATTCCATTGAAGGGGACCAAATTTGTAGTGAATTacgagaaaagggaaaaaattcggTCAAAACAAGTTTTTATCTTTTGCTAAATAAAACCATTCGAATGGTATCCACAAATAATTCCTTATGCTCCCATCTTGTAGTCACACACCCGTCTGTGTATCCTCAAGGTGAGAATTCTCCACCCATCCATCATGAAGCGTTCTCTTCTTCACATGCGTAG
- a CDS encoding tRNA intron endonuclease, putative: protein MASRNALRNIVLADLSRNFTTSDGIKYGADFVVYRGDMDAEHGFSLIFIKEENTPLSDKDKTLICRICESVKKKGIIAYVNGHTKEIKYVEIFRKTEGSHG from the exons ATGGCTAGCAGAAATGCCTTGAGGAATATCGTTTTGGCTGACCTAAGTAGGAACTTCACTACATCGGATGGGATTAAATATGGTGCCGATTTTGTGGTGTACAGGG GGGACATGGACGCGGAACACGGATTCTCACTCATTTtcataaaggaggaaaacaccCCCCTAAGTGATAAGGACAAAACGCTTATTTGCAGGATATGCGAGAGtgttaaaaagaag GGAATAATTGCATATGTGAATGGACATACTAAAGAAATTAAGTACGTGgaaatttttagaaaaacgGAAGGATCCCATGGTTGA
- a CDS encoding RNA-binding protein, putative, producing MDSLYGDLPPPVSNKGNKIGKNNDKNGSSEANKDNFIEINKFLITPAIIQKKIANIKNVNKEMDSDQNDRKDEAEKYHKHNHMNAAEDSCDSDIYMDRDVERIEEKAISHGEKNTPNGEKTQEKDDTHIEKIININKLVQDDLKKISDRLHKIQQSNNRPEQNTSTNHLNGQVISAKVEKIKNIEMNIKKAKLQDNISGSNRNNTGAGEITTPPTEYFQTELYEKYFIANANEDYDPNKPNDLNKIIKERKRKKIIMLAAQKKKLEEERQLEEENKMDTKNGHKKYDPKQNYYGYDKPNAVTAKAKFPFESNRNNMSYTNSGMALLHDEETERNRGNLYNHYDVNGRNFTASAEYNPRERSEWDAPSYDDKEYGKDKKTSDKFYENVNRTKISDPSNDDYKMKNKEVANDTSGEVAAPVKKDFATRMMEKMGWKKGEGLGKDKQGITAPLILQKVDKRSGVIVQAPDILKKHKSSDGHNENNDDGNSFAKSNANLSHSNHALSNNTSRIIRLSNLVTKDEVDDTLKEEIEEEASKFGNLLNINIAIDKNLSDAHAVKIFCEYESKDQAQNALNTFKGRTFAGRKVEAIFATEEEYLSYGRAP from the coding sequence ATGGATAGCCTATATGGCGATTTACCCCCCCCAGTTTCAAATAAGGGCaacaaaattggaaaaaataacgacAAGAATGGATCCAGTGAAGCAAATAAGGACAACTTTattgaaataaataaatttctcaTCACGCCAGCCATTATTCAGAAGAAAATtgcaaacataaaaaatgtgaataaaGAAATGGATAGTGACCAAAATGACAGGAAAGATGAGGCCGAGAAATATCACAAGCATAACCATATGAACGCAGCTGAAGATAGCTGTGACAGTGACATTTACATGGATCGTGATGTAGAGCGTATTGAAGAAAAGGCCATCTCCcacggggaaaaaaatactccaaatggggagaaaacaCAGGAGAAAGACGACACAcacattgaaaaaataattaacatAAACAAATTAGTACAGGatgacttaaaaaaaattagtgaTAGACTGCACAAAATTCAGCAAAGTAATAATCGGCCTGAACAAAATACTTCCACAAATCACCTGAACGGTCAGGTAATTTCtgcaaaagtggaaaaaattaaaaatatcgaaatgaacataaaaaaggcaaagttACAAGACAACATCAGTGGGAGTAACAGAAACAACACAGGTGCAGGAGAAATTACAACCCCTCCCACTGAATATTTCCAAACCGAGCTGTACGAAAAATACTTCATTGCAAATGCGAATGAAGATTACGATCCAAACAAACCAAACGATTTgaacaaaattataaaagaaagaaaaaggaaaaaaataatcatgcTAGCtgcacagaagaaaaagctagaagaggaaagacaattggaagaggaaaataaaatggacactaaaaatggacataaaaaatatgatccgaaacaaaattattatgGATATGACAAACCAAACGCTGTTACTGCTAAAGCCAAATTCCCATTCGAGTCTAATAGGAACAACATGAGTTACACAAATAGTGGAATGGCACTACTACATGATGAAGAGACAGAACGAAATAGAGGTAACCTATATAACCACTATGATGTAAACGGAAGGAACTTCACTGCGAGCGCGGAATACAACCCCAGGGAGCGCAGCGAATGGGACGCACCTTCATATGACGATAAAGAATATGGCAAGGACAAAAAAACGAGTGAtaaattttacgaaaatgtTAATCGGACCAAAATATCAGATCCAAGTAATGATGACTACAAGatgaaaaacaaagaagTAGCAAATGACACAAGTGGAGAGGTAGCCGCTCCAGTGAAAAAAGATTTTGCTACAagaatgatggaaaaaatgggatgGAAGAAGGGAGAAGGATTGGGAAAAGACAAGCAAGGTATTACGGCACCCCTCATTCTGCAAAAGGTTGACAAGAGAAGTGGTGTTATTGTGCAGGCACctgatattttaaaaaaacataaatcCTCTGATGGTCACAACGAAAATAATGATGATGGCAATTCTTTCGCAAAATCCAATGCAAACTTATCACATTCTAATCATGCTTTAAGTAATAACACTTCTAGGATTATTCGCCTGTCCAATCTCGTCACCAAAGACGAAGTTGACGATACCctcaaggaagaaatagaagaggAAGCCTCGAAGTTTGGAAACCTGCTAAACATAAATATTGCCattgataaaaatttatCTGATGCCCATGCCGTTAAAATATTCTGTGAGTACGAATCAAAAGATCAGGCACAGAATGCTTTGAACACATTCAAGGGTAGAACCTTCGCCGGCAGGAAAGTCGAGGCCATCTTTGCCACCGAAGAGGAGTACCTCTCCTACGGCAGAGCCCCCTGA